From a single Anabas testudineus chromosome 5, fAnaTes1.2, whole genome shotgun sequence genomic region:
- the LOC113153210 gene encoding opioid growth factor receptor-like protein 1 codes for MNRVTHGQVAHGQFTHRQITHGQVAHRQITLGQVAHGQITHGQITLGQVALGQVALGQVALAMLRWIWSSLLWMWRSGHSFLRFLRGYVTRCLSRVRGLVHSALGWRDGCGTPGDPEVEDPQPGSPESGGGGGGRHDADWDSEEYRVDATDELYCDYDSTWDTEDSQQDTFRKTRRPTESNNYKFSRFEGAARDMQNYRHNYPPGPARQERNLSWSPGSSSNDKPNLEFYLGERRSLPDGLYINDFHNNWKGDYQKLEHVHTFIQWLFPLQEPGMNSRASTLTQEEIKAFCDSSAAKENLLKSYKLMLDFYGIVLCDENTGDVEKALNWRERFDNLDRNTHNCLRITRILKCLGTLGFPHYQYPLVRFFLKETLIEEQLPRVKDSVLNYFVFAVLDKRQRRRLIRFAYSHYEPKDEFVWCPKKIQMIWSMQDAKSPHLEFEPEVNAEHK; via the exons ATGAACCGTGTCACCCACGGACAGGTCGCCCACGGACAGTTCACCCACAGACAGATCACCCACGGACAGGTCGCCCACAGACAGATCACCCTCGGACAGGTCGCCCACGGACAGATCACCCACGGACAGATCACCCTCGGACAGGTCGCCCTCGGACAGGTCGCCCTCGGACAGGTCGCCCTCGCCATGCTGCGCTGGATCTGGTCTTCGCTCCTGTGGATGTGGCGCAGCGGCCACAGCTTCTTACGCTTTCTCAGGGGCTACGTTACGCGCTGCCTCTCCCGCGTACGCGGACTTGTGCACTCGGCGTTAGGCTGGAGAGATGGTTGCGGAACTCCAGGCGACCCGGAGGTCGAGGACCCTCAGCCGGGGTCGCCAGagagcggcggcggcggcggcggccgCCACGACGCGGACTGGGACAGCGAGGAGTACCGCGTGGACGCCACAGATGAGCTGTACTGTGACTATGACTCAACCTGGGACACCGAGGACAGCCAGCAGGACACGTTCAGGAAGACCAGGCGTCCAACGGAGTCCAACAAT TACAAGTTTAGCAGATTCGAAGGTGCTGCCAGAGACATGCAGAACTACAGGCACAATTACCCT CCGGGTCCTGCCAGGCAGGAAAGGAACCTGAGCTGGTCCCCT GGGTCTTCTTCCAATGACAAGCCTAACTTGGAATTCTACCTTGGAGAAAGGAGGTCTTTACCTGACG GTCTCTACATAAACGATTTCCATAACAATTGGAAGGGAGATTATCAAAAGCTCGagcatgtacacacatttattcagtg GTTGTTCCCACTGCAAGAACCAGGGATGAACTCTAGAGCCAGCACGCTGACTCAAGAGGAAATAAAG GCTTTCTGTGACAGCAGCGCGGCAAAGGAAAATCTGCTGAAGTCGTACAAGCTCATGTTGGACTTTTATGGCATCGTGTTGTGTGACGAGAACACAGGAGACGTAGAGAAAGCCTTGAACTGGAGAGAGAGGTTCGACAACCTCGACAG GAACACCCACAACTGCCTGCGCATCACCCGCATCCTGAAGTGCCTGGGAACCCTGGGGTTCCCTCACTACCAGTACCCTCTGGTACGCTTCTTCCTGAAGGAAACTCTCATCGAAGAACAGCTTCCCCGTGTCAAGGACAGCGTACTCAACTACTTTGTGTTCGCTGTCCTCGATAAGAGGCAACGCAGGCGTCTCATTAGGTTTGCCTATTCCCACTATGAGCCTAAAGACGAGTTTGTGTGGTGcccaaagaaaatacaaatgatttGGTCAATGCAAGATGCAAAGTCACCGCACTTGGAATTTGAGCCTGAGGTAAATGCAGAGCATAAATAG
- the LOC113154849 gene encoding potassium channel subfamily K member 9-like, producing the protein MKAQNIRTLSLILSIVFYLLVGAAVFDALESESESSRKKALEQKLNELKKKYGFAEDDFREVERVAVLSEPYRAGRQWKFAGSFYFAITVITTIGYGHVAPRTDAGKAFCMFYAVLGIPLTLVMFQSLGERINTFVLYLLRRAKEGLGLQKTEVSMGNMVLVGLLSCMSTLCIGAAAFSHFEDWTYFNAMEEGASCMNLLPSSAEDCRLIKTEQNGRPKLPGPSKLRALFSCICCGPDIYSSPSPSQCDQECGLSNPIFYNSISYRVDQASCSSCTASSQASPSSGALCLGTNKPHSRRKSL; encoded by the exons ATGAAGGCTCAGAACATCAGGaccctctctctcatcctctccatCGTTTTCTACCTGCTCGTCGGAGCCGCCGTGTTCGACGCGCTCGAGTCGGAAAGCGAGAGCTCCAGGAAAAAGGCGCTGGAGCAGAAGCtgaacgagctgaagaagaagtACGGCTTCGCCGAGGATGACTTCAGGGAGGTCGAGAGAGTGGCGGTGCTGTCGGAGCCGTACCGAGCCGGGAGGCAGTGGAAGTTCGCCGGCTCCTTTTACTTTGCCATCACAGTCATCACCACGATTG GTTATGGCCACGTTGCTCCTCGCACTGATGCCGGCAAGGCCTTCTGTATGTTTTACGCAGTCTTGGGAATTCCTCTGACACTGGTCATGTTCCAGAGCTTGGGAGAGAGGATCAACACCTTTGTCCTGTACCTCCTGCGCAGAGCAAAAGAGGGTCTGGGCTTACAGAAGACGGAAGTGTCCATGGGGAACATGGTCCTAGTTGGTCTACTGTCCTGCATGAGCACTCTGTGCATTGGAGCTGCGGCCTTCTCCCATTTTGAGGACTGGACCTACTTCAATG CCATGGAGGAGGGCGCCAGCTGTATGaacctcctcccttcttctgCAGAGGACTGCAGACTTATTAAAACTGAGCAGAATGGGCGCCCGAAACTCCCAGGACCCAGCAAACTCAGAGCCTTGTTCTCCTGCATTTGCTGTGGCCCGGACATTTACAGCAGCCCGTCTCCATCTCAATGCGACCAGGAGTGCGGCCTCAGCAACCCCATCTTTTACAACTCCATCTCCTACAGGGTGGACCAGGCTTCGTGCAGCTCTTGTACTGCGTCATCACAGGCCTCCCCCAGCAGCGGAGCTCTGTGCTTGGGCACGAACAAGCCACACAGCAGAAGGAAGTCACTCTAA